The genomic segment CCTGGAATGGGTAAGCTGCCAATTGAATCAAATTCTATTCGTGTATGCATAATCATCCTAATCCTCCAATTCAATGTAAAAAGCTGTTGTTGAAATATAAATAAGAAGATACCATGATTGGAACACAGAGTAAATAGATGGAAAAAAGAAAAAACAATTGATTGGTATAGTCGTGTTTCAACTTATAAAACACTAGTTTTCCCTTTATAAACTTCATTTTGTTAAGCTGGAATAAAATGAATTCTTGAAATGTCTACTTCTAAATGTATAATCTTAATAGAAAGAGAATCTGTGAAAAGGATGGGATAAAATGGACAACATTGATAGACATATTATTCAATTATTAGAAGGTAACGCACGAGCGTCATTGAAAGAAATTGCAGCTGAAACATTTTTATCTTCACCTGCTGTGTCTGCACGGATTTCACGTTTAGAGAGAGAAGAAATTATTACAGGCTATACCGCTCAAGTAAATTTACACAAATTAGGTTACCATATCACTGCATTTATAAATCTTGAACTGAGCCCTAAACAAAAGCCGACATTTTATCCATTTGTCAAAAAATGTCCAAATATATTAGAATGTAATTGTGTAACCGGAGAATATTCGATGCTTTTAAAGGTGGCTTTCCCAAGTACAGTTGAGCTGGACGGATTTATCGGAGAACTGCAGCAATTTGGTAAAACATATACGCAAATTGTTTTTTCGACTAGTGTCGAACCTAGAGGGATTCAATTAGGAGAACAGGGAGAATAAAATCAAGTGAAAGTGTTAGTTAAAACTTATTCCCATTTGTGTTAGCCATTTTCAGCAAAGTGGGAATGAGTTTTCTTTGAAGGGTCTACTTTTTCTAACCCTTCTGATTGTCTGGAGGAGTGACTCTTCCATGTAATGACCTTTCACGAAAAAGTGGAGCGAGAAATTAGTGTCACTCATCTATGGAATGGCTCTCCACGTAAGAGTAGCATCTAAAAATGATAGTCACTTTTATGTCAAAGTTAGTTTCACGAAAAAGTGACTACAAAAAAAGACTTCACTTTTCCGTAGAAAAGTGAAAGTCTTTTTTAATCAGAAGTTAAGGTGTATCCCAAATTTTTATCCTGTAGTTTATTAATAAAAGATAGGTTTAACGAATTTGACCTTCACCGAAAATGATGTATTTAGATGAAGTTAATTCAGTAAGTCCCATTGGACCTCGAGCATGTAATTTTTGAGTGCTTATACCGATCTCTGCACCGAATCCAAATTCAAATCCATCTGTAAAACGTGTAGAGGCGTTAATGTAAACAGCAGCAGAGTCTACCTCACGATGGAACTGCATACCTGCAGCGTAATTATCTGTCACAATAACTTCAGAATGGCCAGTACTATACCGATCAATGTGTTCAATTGCTTCGTCTAAAGAAGATACTACTTTGACAGCTAAAATAAAATCTAAGAATTCTGTTTCCCAATCTTCTTGAGTAGCAGGAATCGCATGTTGCAGATAAGAGAGAGCTTTTTCATCTGCTCTTAATTCAACATGCCAAGGTGCCAATGCTTTTTCAATCACAGGTAAGAAAGTTTCTGCTACATCTTCATGAATCAACAATGTTTCAGCAGCATTGCATACAGAAGGTCTAGAACATTTTGCATTTACGATAATATCGGTTGCCATAGTTAATTGAGCATCTTTATCGATATAGACATGGCAGTTACCGGTTCCTGTTTCAATGACAGGAACGGTTGCTGTTTCTAATACTGTTTGAATCAATTTTGCACCACCACGTGGGATCAAAACATCCAAGTAACGATTTAATCGCATCATTTCTTTAGAGCTTTCACGAGTGGTATCTTCAACCAATTGAATCGTTGTTGGAGGAAATACAGTTGGTTGAAGCGCATCTTGTAAGATGTGAACTAAAGCTTTATTTGAATAGATAGCTTCTTTACCACCGCGTAAAATGACCGCATTTCCAGCTTTGAAACACAGAGATCCGGCATCCGTGGTTACGTTTGGTCGAGACTCATAGATGATCCCAATCACACCTAAAGGAACACGTTGTTTGCCAATCGTTAAACCAGCTTCATTTTGCCACATTCCATCAACTTGTCCGATGGGATCTGGCAATTCTGCTATCTCAAGGATTCCATCGGCCATAGCTTTAATGCGTTCTTCAGTTAAGACTAAACGATCAATCATGTTTTCTGATATCCCATTTTCTTTAGCAGCAATTAAATCTAATTTATTTGCTGTAAGAATGGTTTCAGTGTGATCAACTAAAGCTTGGCTCATTAGTTTTAAAGCATCATTTTTTTCTGATGATGTAGCTCTTGCAAGCGAGCGTGCCGCTTTCTTCGCTTTTTCACCTAGTTGGATCAAAGTTTCCATAAAAACTCTCCTTTTAATTTAGTCAGCAGAAAATAATGTTCCTATTTCTTTGCCTTCAATAATATCAAAAATAATCGTGGGGTCTTCACCGTTAGCCAATACCATTTGACTGGAATTTTTTAAAATATGATTAGCAGCGATCAACTTGGTAGACATTCCGCCAGTTCCGTAGCTTGATCCTTTTCCACCAGCAAGAGTGTATAGCTCATCGGTGATGGCATGAACTTCATGAAATAAAACCGCATCAGGTTCATCATTTGGATTCTTATTATAAAAGCCATTAATATCAGATAACATGATCAATAAATCAGCAGCAGTAATCTCTGCAACAATAGCCGATAAGCGATCATTATCACCAAATTTAGTCAGATGATCTAATTCTTCCACGGCAACAGTGTCATTTTCATTTACGATAGGAATAATGCCTTTAATCAGAAGCTGTTCAAATGTGTTAATCGCATTTAGTCGACTAGTTGGAAACTCGATTATATCTCGTGTCATTAAGACTTGTCCGACGATTTGTCCGTAGCTGTGAAAGAATTTACTGTACAAATTCATTAATTCCGTTTGTCCTACGGAAGCTACAGCTTGCTGTTCAGGAATCGTTTTTGGTCGTTCAGTCAGTTGCAGGTGAGAAATACCAACTCCAACAGCTCCAGAAGATACTAAAATAACTTCTTTTCCTTGGTTTTTTAAATCGGATAAAACAAAAGCTAATTTTTCTAAGCGTTGTAGATTGATGGTGCCATTAGGATACATAATTGTACTGGTTCCAACTTTTACAACGATACGTTTACAAGAAGATAATAATTGTCGAGAAGTAGTCGTCATTTTTTTTTCATCCATTCTATTCTTAATGACCCCTAAAAACTTTGGTTTGATTTAATAGGTCTATTTATAAAATCATTAGCCATTCTATTCCCTTTATTTTACCAGTTTCTGGGATGAAAAACTAATTTTTCTTATTTCTATATCTTCCGATGTAGAAAGAGAAGTCTTCATTTGAGCGTTCTCAATGTATGCAGGAATTTGATAATTTGATGAGATTTGTACTTAAAGGGCACTATATGAACCAAAAATGCCAACTAAAACAAAGTATATGGTACTTAAAGCACTATACGAACCATAATGGTCAACTAAGACGAAGGTTATGGTCCGCAAGAGCATTATACGTATTAAAAGCGGAAAAAAACACCAAGCAGAAAGGCTAATACTAGTCTTTCGCTTGGCGTTTTTTATTTTAATGTCTTCTGTATGAGTTTAGGGACATCAAAATCATTCATTTGCAATAGCTTTAAAAAGGTTTGTTCATCTTATTCATAATAAATTTTTGAAGTTCGCCTACTACAATAATAGCCAACGATAATCCAATAGCAATCATCCAGTGAGTCGTACTTAAAGCAACTAATTCAAAAATACCAGCTAGGAATGGAACTGTAGCTACTAATGTAATCAGTGCAATAGAAAGTAGTGCTAACCAGAATAAACTAGAGTTGGACGTAAGACCAACTTTAAAAATCGACTCTTTACTGCGTGCATTGAAAATATGCAAGACAGAAGACCAACCAAGAATTAAGAAAGCCATTGTTTGACCAACTGCATGACTTGCGGTAATGGAAGAATCAACATCAATAAATGAACCAACATAAAATCCGATGAGTGTCGTAACTGTGAAAGTGAGAGCTGCGATAGCAATGTTACGATATCCGCCTTTAGCGAAGATGCTTTCACCTTTAGCAGTTGGTTCATTAGACATAATAGTTGGATCAGCTTTTTCTCTGCTTAATGCAAAACCAGGAATTCCATCCGCTACTACATTAACAAATAGTAATTGAATCGCAATAACAGGTAATCCCCATCCCATAATGACAGCAATTAACATAATGAAAATTTCTGAAATATTACATGATAATAAGAAGTATACGGTTTTTTTGATGTTTTCATAAACACGTCTGCCTTCTTCAACAGCATGAACAATGGTATCAAATTTGTCATCGGTTAAAATCATGTCAGAAGCACTTTTAGCTACTTCAGTACCAGTAATTCCCATGGCAGTACCAACATCAGCCGCTTTTAAGGCAGGTGCATCATTGACACCGTCTCCGGTCATGGCGACAACATCCCCATGTGATTGCCATGCTTTAACGATTCGAATTTTATCTTCGGGAGAAACACGTGCATAAACGGAATAATCACGAATCGTTTCTTTTAGTTTTTTGTCTGAAAGGTTGCCTAATTCAGCACCTGTGATAGCTTTGTCGCCTTCTTCGAAAATACCGATTTGTTTAGCAATAGCAGAAGCAGTAGCAGCGTGATCTCCTGTGATCATAATCGTCTTGATACCAGCTGATTTGGCTTCTTTAACAGCTTGAATACTTTCTTCTCTTGGTGGATCGATCATTCCTACGATCCCAGCGAACGTAATGCCGCTTTCTAACTCTTCAGGGGATAGATCCTCTGGAAGTTGATCGTATTTTTTATATCCAACAGCTATAACACGTAAAGCATCATTCGCAAATGAATCATGGATAGCTTTCGCTTTTTGACCAACTTCATCTGTAATTGAAGAAAATTCAACTGGCAAACGGTCAAAAGCACCCTTAGTGATTGAAATGTACCCATCTTCTAATTCGTGAACAGTAGTCATCAATTTACGACCAGAGTCAAAAGGAATCTCGTGTACACGTGGATAAGTTTCATCTAGCTCGTTCTTTGGCAATCCTTTTTTCTGTAACAAGCGAATAATGGCTGTTTCAGTAGGGTCACCGCTGATAACTTCTTCGCCATCACGATCTTCAATTGTAGCATTTGAAGCTAGGCTCATCATTTTGAGTACCCATTTTTCATCTTCGCCAAATTCATTTTTAACTTCAATGGGTTTATGTGGAAAAGCCCATAATTTTTGTATCGTCATTTGGTTTTGAGTTAATGTGCCGGTTTTATCTGAAGCGATAACAGAAGCACTGCCTAGTGTTTCGACGGAAGGGATAGTTCGAATAATGGCGTTACGGTCAACCATGTTTTGAACACCGTAAGCTAGTGAGATCGTAACAATAACGGGTAAAGTTTCAGGAACTGCAGCAACAGCAAGAGATACAGCAGTCATTAGACTTGTAATAAAAGCTTCACCTTGAAAGAAACTTAAGGTGAAAATAATAATACCTGCCACTAGAGCTAACACACTTACTTGTTTTCCTAAACGATCCATTCTTGATTGTAAGGGTGTTTTACCTTGTTTAGTACTATTTAATAAGTTAGCAACAGAACCCATTTCGGTATCCATACCTGTAGTGACGACAATTGCTTTTGCTCGTCCATTAGTAACCAAAGTTCCCGAAAAAACAGTATTAAATACATCTCCAACTGGGCTGTCTTCTTCAACTTCTGCATTTTCGTCTTTTTCAACGGGCACACTTTCTCCAGTCAAAGCCGATTCTTCTACTTGTAAATCACTACTAGAAATTAAACGAGCATCTGCAGGAATTTGATCTCCGGCTTCTAATAATAAAATATCTCCAGGGACCAAATCAGCTGCTTCAATAACCTCTTCTTGGTCATTTCGTATCACTCGTGCTTGTGGAGCAGATAAACTTTGTAGCGAAGCTAAAGCTTTTTCGGCTTTGCCTTCTTGTCGGATAGCAATGATGACGTTGATTAAAATAATAGAGAAAATTACGATAGGTTCTGAGAAATCGTCGGGGTGTTCAGTGATGGCAATATAAGTTGAGATAATTCCAGCTAGGATCAAGATAATAACTGTAACATCTTTTAATTGATCAATAACTTTTGAAAATAAAGAAATACTTTCTTCTTCATCAAATTGGTTGGCACCAAATTGTTTTTTATGCTGTTCTACTTCTTTTGAGGTTAACCCTTTTTCTGAGTTACTATTGAACTGGTTTACAATAGATTCTATTTTTTTTGTTCTGAATTCCATAACATTCCTCCTGATAAGTATTTTTTTTATAGGGTCTTTTCAAAGCAAGCAACCACTTGTTTGCTGCTTAAGTATATCAAAAATTTTTAGTTTTTGTCAAGTTGTAAGCTTGATAAAAGACAGCAGTGGCGTGAGAAAAGACAAAATTAAGTAAAATAAAAGAAAAATTTAAATAAATAATAAAAAAACCACCCATTAGAAAAATGGGTGGTAAAGGAGTCATTACCTTTGCTTTGAGGAGAAAAGGTAATATGAAAATATAAAAAGTTGGTTGTTATTGGTATAGATAAACTATAACGTTAATCTATGAAGAAAATGTGATGATAGTTTTATGATTTTCTTAAAAAGTGTATTTTTAAAGAAGGCTATTTTGATGTTTCTAAAATAAAAAAAGCTATCTCAATTAAGAGATAGCTAGGGGGTAAGACTCTTTTCAATAGGGGGAGAAAAGAGAGTGAAAAATAAATTCAGTTTTAAATAAACAACTTTTATAGTTTACCACAGTCAACTAATTGTCATATGACAAAAAAGTAAAAGTTTTAGTTGAATTAAATTAGAAACTACTTATTTAAACATTACTTATCTAAAGCGGCTACGATTGCTTTATTGAAAGCTGGAAGATCATCAGGTGTACGGCTGGAGATAATACCACTTTCGTCTTCCACAACTTCACTATCTTCAAATAACGCACCTGCATTTTTCAAATCAACTCCGACTTGTTTGACAGCAGTCATTTTTTTACCCTTGACTACTTCAGCATTAATTAAAAGCTGAGGCCCATGGCAAATCGAAAAAATAGGTTTTTTTGCATCAGCAAAGGCCTTAGTGAAAGCTAAAAAGCGATCATCTGATCTTAATTGATCGGGTGAAAAACCACCAGGAATTAAAAGTGCGTCAAAATCTTCCGGTGAAACTTCATCAATGCCTTTATCAATAGTAATGGTAGCTTCTCCTTTTTTTCCTTTAACGGTATTGCCTGCTTTTTTCTCAATCGTAATAACTTGGTGTCCTGCATTTGTTAAAGCTTCTTTTGGCGATGTGAATTCAACATCTTCAAATAAATTGGTCACTACTGTTGCAATTTTCTTTCCCATGTATAATCCCTCTTTCCTTATAGTTTAACTACAATTAGTGTAACGCAGACCAAAAAGGTCTTCAAGTGAAAGGGCTTCTAAGGCGAGAATGCTTGGAAGTTTAGACTTATCTTTTTTTTCAAGTAAGTGTTATCATTGAATAAAGTTAGGAATGGAGTTGATCATATATGAACATTGCTTTTATTGCACATGATAAGAAAAAAGATGAAATGGTAAAACTAACTACAGCATATAAAGAAATTATCAAAGATCATCAAATATTTGCTACAGGAACGACTGGACAACGAATCATTGATGCAACTGGTTTAGAAGTACATCGCTTTAAATCTGGC from the Carnobacterium inhibens subsp. inhibens DSM 13024 genome contains:
- a CDS encoding type 1 glutamine amidotransferase domain-containing protein, coding for MGKKIATVVTNLFEDVEFTSPKEALTNAGHQVITIEKKAGNTVKGKKGEATITIDKGIDEVSPEDFDALLIPGGFSPDQLRSDDRFLAFTKAFADAKKPIFSICHGPQLLINAEVVKGKKMTAVKQVGVDLKNAGALFEDSEVVEDESGIISSRTPDDLPAFNKAIVAALDK
- a CDS encoding cation-translocating P-type ATPase gives rise to the protein MEFRTKKIESIVNQFNSNSEKGLTSKEVEQHKKQFGANQFDEEESISLFSKVIDQLKDVTVIILILAGIISTYIAITEHPDDFSEPIVIFSIILINVIIAIRQEGKAEKALASLQSLSAPQARVIRNDQEEVIEAADLVPGDILLLEAGDQIPADARLISSSDLQVEESALTGESVPVEKDENAEVEEDSPVGDVFNTVFSGTLVTNGRAKAIVVTTGMDTEMGSVANLLNSTKQGKTPLQSRMDRLGKQVSVLALVAGIIIFTLSFFQGEAFITSLMTAVSLAVAAVPETLPVIVTISLAYGVQNMVDRNAIIRTIPSVETLGSASVIASDKTGTLTQNQMTIQKLWAFPHKPIEVKNEFGEDEKWVLKMMSLASNATIEDRDGEEVISGDPTETAIIRLLQKKGLPKNELDETYPRVHEIPFDSGRKLMTTVHELEDGYISITKGAFDRLPVEFSSITDEVGQKAKAIHDSFANDALRVIAVGYKKYDQLPEDLSPEELESGITFAGIVGMIDPPREESIQAVKEAKSAGIKTIMITGDHAATASAIAKQIGIFEEGDKAITGAELGNLSDKKLKETIRDYSVYARVSPEDKIRIVKAWQSHGDVVAMTGDGVNDAPALKAADVGTAMGITGTEVAKSASDMILTDDKFDTIVHAVEEGRRVYENIKKTVYFLLSCNISEIFIMLIAVIMGWGLPVIAIQLLFVNVVADGIPGFALSREKADPTIMSNEPTAKGESIFAKGGYRNIAIAALTFTVTTLIGFYVGSFIDVDSSITASHAVGQTMAFLILGWSSVLHIFNARSKESIFKVGLTSNSSLFWLALLSIALITLVATVPFLAGIFELVALSTTHWMIAIGLSLAIIVVGELQKFIMNKMNKPF
- the proB gene encoding glutamate 5-kinase; this translates as MDEKKMTTTSRQLLSSCKRIVVKVGTSTIMYPNGTINLQRLEKLAFVLSDLKNQGKEVILVSSGAVGVGISHLQLTERPKTIPEQQAVASVGQTELMNLYSKFFHSYGQIVGQVLMTRDIIEFPTSRLNAINTFEQLLIKGIIPIVNENDTVAVEELDHLTKFGDNDRLSAIVAEITAADLLIMLSDINGFYNKNPNDEPDAVLFHEVHAITDELYTLAGGKGSSYGTGGMSTKLIAANHILKNSSQMVLANGEDPTIIFDIIEGKEIGTLFSAD
- a CDS encoding Lrp/AsnC family transcriptional regulator, coding for MDNIDRHIIQLLEGNARASLKEIAAETFLSSPAVSARISRLEREEIITGYTAQVNLHKLGYHITAFINLELSPKQKPTFYPFVKKCPNILECNCVTGEYSMLLKVAFPSTVELDGFIGELQQFGKTYTQIVFSTSVEPRGIQLGEQGE
- a CDS encoding glutamate-5-semialdehyde dehydrogenase; its protein translation is METLIQLGEKAKKAARSLARATSSEKNDALKLMSQALVDHTETILTANKLDLIAAKENGISENMIDRLVLTEERIKAMADGILEIAELPDPIGQVDGMWQNEAGLTIGKQRVPLGVIGIIYESRPNVTTDAGSLCFKAGNAVILRGGKEAIYSNKALVHILQDALQPTVFPPTTIQLVEDTTRESSKEMMRLNRYLDVLIPRGGAKLIQTVLETATVPVIETGTGNCHVYIDKDAQLTMATDIIVNAKCSRPSVCNAAETLLIHEDVAETFLPVIEKALAPWHVELRADEKALSYLQHAIPATQEDWETEFLDFILAVKVVSSLDEAIEHIDRYSTGHSEVIVTDNYAAGMQFHREVDSAAVYINASTRFTDGFEFGFGAEIGISTQKLHARGPMGLTELTSSKYIIFGEGQIR